From the Streptomyces nigrescens genome, one window contains:
- a CDS encoding helix-turn-helix transcriptional regulator: MLDTRVTVTVHASDPLSRAGVVSHLQHQPAVEIVQNQGGAAARERAEQAERGREKEGGGQAVGAVAIMPIDRFDEIAATELRRLVRGGEQRVVLIARDLREPELMTIVEYGVRAILWRHQATPQRLLRAVQNAARGEGDLPPDLISTLLTQVGRLRRSVTTSASVGIAPTLGMAQREVDVLRLVAEGLDTRQISEKLAYSERTVKNVLHALMTRLQLHNRAHAVAYALREGYI, encoded by the coding sequence GTGCTGGATACACGTGTCACGGTGACGGTGCACGCTTCCGACCCGCTCAGCCGGGCCGGGGTCGTCAGTCACCTACAGCACCAGCCCGCTGTCGAGATCGTCCAGAACCAGGGCGGCGCGGCGGCCAGGGAACGGGCGGAACAGGCGGAGCGGGGGAGAGAGAAAGAAGGCGGTGGGCAGGCCGTCGGGGCCGTGGCGATCATGCCCATCGACCGGTTCGACGAGATCGCCGCGACGGAGCTGAGACGGCTCGTACGGGGCGGCGAACAGCGCGTGGTGCTGATCGCCCGGGATCTGCGCGAGCCGGAGCTGATGACGATCGTGGAGTACGGCGTGCGGGCCATACTCTGGCGTCATCAGGCCACCCCGCAGCGGCTGTTGCGAGCGGTGCAGAACGCGGCACGCGGTGAGGGCGACCTGCCGCCGGACCTGATCAGCACGCTGCTCACACAGGTGGGGCGGCTGCGGCGGTCGGTGACGACCTCCGCCTCCGTGGGCATCGCACCCACGCTCGGGATGGCACAGCGCGAGGTCGATGTGCTGCGGCTGGTCGCCGAGGGCCTGGACACCCGGCAGATCTCCGAAAAGCTCGCCTACTCCGAACGCACCGTCAAGAACGTTCTGCACGCCCTGATGACACGGCTGCAGTTGCACAACCGCGCACACGCCGTCGCTTACGCGCTGCGAGAGGGATACATCTGA